A window of the Procambarus clarkii isolate CNS0578487 chromosome 19, FALCON_Pclarkii_2.0, whole genome shotgun sequence genome harbors these coding sequences:
- the LOC138366402 gene encoding SUMO-interacting motif-containing protein 1-like, whose translation MYTFWGLNQLWSLESTKGLLESTKGLLESTKGLLESTKGLLESTKGLLESTKGLLELTKGLLESTKGLLESTKGLLELTKGLLESTKGLLELTKGLLESTNGLLESTKGLLESTKGLLELTKGLLESTKGLLESTKGLLESTKGLLESTKGLLELTKGLLELTKGLLELTKGLLELTKGLLELTKGLLELTKGLLELTKGLLESTKGLLESTKGLLELTKGLLESTKGLLESTKGLLELTKGLLESSKGLLESTKGLLESTKGLLESSKGLLELTKGLLELTKGLLELTKGLLELTKGLLELTKGLLESTKGLLESTKGLLELTKGLLESTKGLLESTKGLLELTKGLLESSKGLLESTKGLLESTKGLLESTKGLLESTKGLLESSKGLLESTKGLLESTKGLLELTKGLLELTKGLLESTKGLLESTNGLLESTKGLLELTNGLLESTNGLLESTKGLLESTKGLLESTKGLLESTKGLLELTKGLLESTKVSWNRPKAPGIDTKGLLESTKGLLESSKDLDLDR comes from the exons atgtacacgttc TGGGGATTAAACCAACTATGGTCTTTAGAATCGACCAAAGGTCTGCTGGAATCGACCAAAGGTCTGCTGGAATCGACCAAAGGTCTGCTGGAATCGACCAAAGGTCTGCTGGAATCGACCAAAGGTCTGCTGGAATCAACCAAAGGTCTGCTGGAACTGACCAAAGGTTTGCTGGAATCAACCAAAGGTCTGCTGGAATCAACCAAAGGTCTGCTGGAATTGACCAAAGGTCTGCTGGAATCAACCAAAGGTCTGCTGGAATTGACCAAAGGTCTGCTGGAATCGACCAACGGTCTGCTGGAATCGACCAAAGGTCTGCTGGAATCAACCAAAGGTCTGCTGGAACTGACCAAAGGTCTGCTGGAATCAACCAAAGGTCTGCTGGAATCAACCAAAGGTCTGCTGGAATCGACCAAAGGTCTGCTGGAATCGACCAAAGGTCTGCTGGAATTGACTAAAGGTCTGCTGGAATTGACCAAAGGTCTGCTGGAACTGACAAAAGGTCTGCTGGAACTGACCAAAGGTCTGCTGGAATTGACCAAAGGTCTGCTGGAACTGACCAAAGGTCTGCTGGAACTGACCAAAGGTCTGCTGGAATCAACCAAAGGTCTGCTGGAATCAACCAAAGGTCTGCTGGAATTGACTAAAGGTCTGCTGGAATCAACCAAAGGTCTGCTGGAATCAACCAAAGGTCTGCTGGAATTGACCAAAGGTCTGCTGGAATCATCCAAAGGTCTGCTGGAATCAACCAAAGGTCTGCTGGAATCAACCAAAGGTCTGCTGGAATCATCCAAAGGTCTGCTGGAACTGACCAAAGGTCTGCTGGAACTGACCAAAGGTCTGCTGGAATTGACCAAAGGTCTGCTGGAACTGACCAAAGGTCTGCTGGAACTCACCAAAGGTCTGCTGGAATCAACCAAAGGTCTGCTGGAATCAACCAAAGGTCTGCTGGAATTGACTAAAGGTCTGCTGGAATCAACCAAAGGTCTGCTGGAATCAACCAAAGGTCTGCTGGAATTGACCAAAGGTCTGCTGGAATCATCCAAAGGTCTGCTGGAATCAACCAAAGGTCTGCTGGAATCAACCAAAGGTCTGCTGGAATCAACCAAAGGTCTACTGGAATCAACCAAAGGTCTGCTGGAATCATCCAAAGGTCTGCTGGAATCAACCAAAGGTCTGCTGGAATCAACCAAAGGTCTGCTGGAACTGACCAAAGGTCTGCTGGAACTGACCAAAGGTCTGCTGGAATCAACCAAAGGTCTGCTGGAATCAACCAATGGTCTGCTGGAATCAACCAAAGGTCTGCTGGAACTGACCAATGGTCTGCTGGAATCAACCAATGGTCTGCTGGAATCAACCAAAGGTCTGCTGGAATCAACCAAAGGTCTGCTGGAATCAACCAAAGGTCTGCTGGAATCAACCAAAGGTCTACTGGAATTAACCAAAGGTCTCCTGGAATCGACCAAAGTCTCCTGGAATCGACCAAAGGCTCCTGGAATCGACACCAAAGGTCTGCTGGAATCAACCAAAGGTCTGCTGGAATCATCCAAAGATCTAGATCTAGACCGTTGA